One segment of Actinomyces sp. 432 DNA contains the following:
- a CDS encoding 2-oxoacid:acceptor oxidoreductase family protein translates to MFQIRIHGRGGQGVVTAADLLAYAAFKENRYAQAFPSFGSERTGAPVVSYCRIDTRPIRTHEPVLTPDAVIIQDPTLLGAIDVFAGLRPGGYALINSAKPFEAFNLDPAMVGAVPAEHRLTVPATDLAMEHLGRPLPNAVLLGAFTAITDVLGIEAVCAAIADRFPGKVGERNIAAARAAHAIVADKLVGRPTELQDRTAQDQEEDAGAA, encoded by the coding sequence ATGTTCCAGATCCGCATCCATGGTCGCGGAGGCCAGGGGGTGGTGACAGCGGCGGACCTGCTCGCGTACGCCGCTTTCAAGGAGAACCGATACGCCCAGGCCTTCCCGTCCTTCGGGTCCGAGCGCACGGGAGCCCCGGTGGTCTCCTACTGCCGAATCGACACCCGTCCGATCCGCACTCACGAACCCGTTCTCACCCCGGACGCCGTAATCATCCAAGACCCCACCCTGCTGGGCGCCATCGACGTGTTCGCCGGCCTGCGCCCGGGAGGGTATGCGCTTATCAACTCCGCCAAGCCCTTTGAGGCCTTTAACCTGGACCCGGCCATGGTGGGTGCCGTCCCCGCGGAGCACCGCTTGACCGTGCCGGCCACGGATCTGGCCATGGAGCACCTGGGACGCCCCCTGCCCAACGCCGTCCTGCTCGGGGCCTTCACCGCCATCACCGATGTGCTCGGCATCGAGGCCGTGTGCGCCGCCATTGCGGACCGCTTCCCGGGAAAGGTCGGTGAGCGAAACATCGCCGCTGCCCGGGCCGCACACGCGATCGTCGCGGACAAGCTGGTCGGCAGGCCCACCGAGCTCCAGGACCGGACTGCCCAAGATCAGGAGGAGGACGCCGGTGCTGCGTGA
- the porA gene encoding pyruvate ferredoxin oxidoreductase, which produces MLREIEGSKAVAAAVAACRPDVVCAYPISPQTHIVEELSRLVKVGELDCEYINVESEFAAQSVAIGASAVGARAYTATASQGLLYMVEAVYNASGLGLPIVMTVANRAIGGPINIWNDQSDTMSQRESGWLQLFAADNQEAADLHVQAFRIAEELSLPVMVCMDGFVLTHAVERVDVPEQEQVDAFLPPFQPVQTLDPEDPVTIGAMVGPEAFTEVRYLAHRKQQAAVEVVERVGREFAAAFGRQSGGLLHTYRTEGAETVVVALGSVTGTLKDAVDTLRDDGVPVGLVALTSYRPFPEAAMARALAGAKRVVSLERAFSLGRGGVVEDDLRRVLWDRAGEVALTTVAAGLGGRDITSASLVEVLRRADRGELAPLEFLDLDEATVAAHLAAVGPRTEGAAS; this is translated from the coding sequence GTGCTGCGTGAAATCGAGGGATCAAAGGCGGTGGCGGCCGCCGTGGCCGCCTGCCGCCCGGACGTGGTGTGCGCCTATCCCATCTCGCCGCAGACGCACATCGTTGAGGAGCTCTCGCGTCTGGTCAAGGTGGGGGAGCTGGACTGCGAGTACATCAACGTCGAGTCCGAGTTCGCCGCCCAGTCCGTAGCCATTGGCGCCAGCGCCGTGGGCGCCCGCGCCTACACGGCCACCGCCTCCCAGGGCCTGTTGTACATGGTGGAGGCGGTTTACAACGCCTCCGGCCTGGGCCTGCCCATCGTCATGACCGTGGCGAACCGCGCCATCGGTGGTCCCATCAACATCTGGAACGACCAGTCCGACACCATGAGTCAGCGCGAGAGCGGCTGGCTGCAGCTGTTCGCCGCGGACAACCAGGAGGCCGCCGACCTGCACGTCCAGGCCTTCCGCATCGCCGAGGAGCTGAGCCTGCCGGTCATGGTCTGTATGGACGGTTTCGTCCTCACCCACGCCGTCGAGCGCGTGGACGTGCCCGAGCAGGAGCAGGTGGACGCCTTCCTGCCCCCGTTCCAACCCGTCCAGACGCTCGACCCGGAGGACCCCGTCACCATCGGCGCCATGGTGGGACCCGAGGCCTTCACCGAGGTCCGCTACCTGGCACACCGCAAGCAGCAGGCCGCCGTCGAGGTGGTTGAACGCGTGGGCCGGGAGTTCGCCGCGGCCTTCGGCAGGCAGTCCGGCGGCCTCCTGCACACCTATCGCACCGAGGGGGCTGAAACCGTGGTAGTTGCTCTGGGTTCGGTGACCGGCACGCTCAAGGACGCCGTCGACACCCTGCGGGACGACGGCGTACCGGTGGGCCTGGTGGCGCTGACCTCCTACCGGCCCTTCCCCGAGGCCGCCATGGCGCGCGCGCTGGCCGGGGCCAAGCGGGTGGTGAGCCTGGAGCGCGCCTTCTCCCTGGGGCGCGGTGGCGTCGTTGAGGACGACCTGCGCCGCGTCCTGTGGGATCGTGCCGGCGAAGTCGCCCTGACCACGGTCGCCGCGGGCCTGGGAGGGCGCGACATCACCTCGGCCTCCCTGGTGGAGGTACTGCGCCGCGCCGATCGTGGCGAGCTCGCCCCACTGGAGTTCCTGGACCTGGATGAGGCCACCGTCGCCGCCCACCTGGCGGCCGTCGGTCCCCGTACGGAAGGAGCAGCATCATGA
- a CDS encoding thiamine pyrophosphate-dependent enzyme, whose translation MTTTSTTPTAAPQQSGGRTRFYQVGSFAVGNRLLPEVRSLQSSRERNNTLTSGHRACQGCGEALGARYVLDAATAAAEQAGGSLVTVNATGCLEVFSSPYPESAWRLPWLHSLFGNAPAVATGVAAGLRAKGRDDIRVVAQGGDGGTVDIGFGCLSGMFERGDDVLYVCYDNEAYMNTGVQRSGATPPAARTATTQAVGDAPGNVFGQGKDVPRIAMAHEIPYVATATVADLHDLERKVTHAMGMHGPRYIHVLVPCPLGWGAKSSHTVRIARLAVESGLFPVFEAEYGEVTGVSPIRRQVPVEDYLVLQRRFAHLFRPTRDEQTIGRLQALADRNIRRYGLLGHPEAVPVLNDEATGATSTLGARADLNDAPKED comes from the coding sequence ATGACGACGACGTCGACCACTCCCACCGCTGCACCGCAGCAGTCAGGCGGACGGACACGTTTCTACCAGGTCGGCTCCTTCGCCGTCGGCAACCGGCTCCTGCCGGAGGTCCGTTCCCTCCAGTCCAGCCGGGAGCGGAACAACACGCTCACCTCCGGGCATCGCGCCTGCCAGGGCTGCGGGGAGGCGCTGGGCGCCCGTTACGTGCTCGACGCCGCCACGGCGGCGGCCGAGCAGGCCGGAGGCAGCCTGGTCACAGTCAACGCCACCGGCTGCCTGGAGGTCTTCTCCTCGCCGTACCCGGAGTCCGCCTGGCGCCTGCCCTGGCTGCACTCCCTGTTCGGCAACGCGCCTGCCGTGGCCACCGGCGTGGCCGCGGGGCTGAGAGCCAAGGGGCGCGACGACATCCGGGTGGTGGCCCAGGGCGGCGACGGCGGCACCGTCGACATCGGCTTCGGCTGCCTTTCCGGCATGTTCGAGCGCGGCGACGACGTCCTGTACGTCTGCTACGACAACGAGGCCTACATGAACACCGGGGTCCAGCGCTCGGGCGCGACCCCGCCGGCGGCCCGGACTGCCACCACGCAGGCGGTGGGAGACGCCCCGGGCAACGTGTTCGGCCAGGGCAAGGACGTGCCCCGCATCGCCATGGCGCATGAGATCCCCTACGTGGCCACCGCCACCGTCGCGGACCTGCACGATCTGGAACGCAAGGTCACTCACGCCATGGGCATGCACGGCCCGCGCTACATCCACGTGCTGGTGCCATGCCCCCTGGGCTGGGGCGCGAAGTCCTCCCACACCGTGCGCATCGCCCGGCTGGCCGTGGAGTCGGGGCTCTTCCCCGTCTTCGAGGCCGAGTACGGCGAGGTCACCGGGGTCAGTCCCATCCGCCGCCAGGTGCCGGTGGAGGACTACCTGGTGCTCCAGCGCCGCTTCGCACACCTGTTCCGCCCCACCAGGGACGAGCAGACGATCGGCCGTCTCCAGGCCCTCGCCGACCGCAACATTCGTCGCTACGGCCTGCTGGGGCATCCCGAAGCGGTCCCCGTCCTGAACGACGAGGCCACCGGCGCCACTTCCACCCTGGGGGCCCGCGCCGACCTCAACGACGCCCCCAAGGAGGACTGA
- a CDS encoding NAD(P)-binding protein, giving the protein MTTISTPEAAPAGGGTGKVRPFAITLDTASSLANKTGAWRVERPVYRDFLPPCNDACPAGENIQKWLYDAEDGSYERAWRTLMRDNPLPAVMGRVCYHPCQTACNRGKVDEAVGINAVERFLGDEALRRGWQPDPCAPDTGKHVLVVGAGPAGLSAAYQLRRRGHAVTVRDAAPKAGGMMRYGIPAYRLPRDVLDAEITRIEGMGVRFILDSKVDNISSELDSGEFDAVFLAIGAQVGRRTYIPAGEAARILDAVTLLRDVEDDREAGADAADQLMLGRRVVVYGGGNTALDAARTAKRLGAEEAIIVYRRTRDRMPAHDSEVVEALEEGIQMRWLSTVQHADAGQLRIEKMELDETGFPQPTGQFEDLAADSLVLALGQESDLGLVDGVEGLTIEDGVVQVDEQFMTGHPGLFAGGDMVPSQRTVTVGIGHGKQAARAIDAYLRGEVYQHPERHRLADIGAINSWYYSDAPQQVRERLEGARRSQTFDEVVQGLDADDALFEARRCMSCGNCFECDNCFGVCPDNAVIKLEPGKRYAFNYDYCKGCGICVEECPCGAIEMVPEMS; this is encoded by the coding sequence ATGACTACCATTTCGACTCCTGAAGCCGCTCCCGCCGGGGGCGGCACCGGGAAGGTCCGTCCCTTCGCCATCACCCTGGACACCGCCTCCTCCCTGGCGAATAAGACCGGCGCCTGGAGGGTGGAACGCCCGGTCTACCGTGACTTCCTCCCACCCTGCAACGACGCCTGCCCGGCGGGGGAGAACATTCAGAAATGGCTCTACGACGCCGAGGACGGCTCCTACGAGCGGGCCTGGCGCACGCTCATGCGGGACAACCCGCTGCCCGCCGTCATGGGCCGCGTGTGCTACCACCCCTGCCAGACCGCCTGCAACCGCGGCAAGGTGGACGAGGCCGTCGGCATTAACGCCGTCGAGCGCTTCCTGGGTGACGAGGCGCTGCGCCGGGGCTGGCAGCCCGACCCGTGCGCGCCGGATACCGGTAAGCACGTGCTGGTGGTCGGGGCCGGCCCGGCCGGGCTCAGCGCCGCCTACCAGCTGCGCCGCCGCGGCCACGCCGTCACGGTCCGTGACGCTGCTCCCAAGGCGGGCGGGATGATGCGGTACGGCATCCCCGCCTACCGCCTGCCCCGCGACGTGCTCGACGCCGAGATCACCCGCATCGAGGGCATGGGGGTCCGCTTCATCCTGGACAGCAAGGTGGACAACATCTCCTCCGAGCTGGACTCCGGCGAGTTCGACGCCGTGTTCCTGGCCATCGGCGCCCAGGTCGGGCGGCGCACCTACATCCCGGCGGGTGAAGCCGCCCGCATCCTCGACGCCGTAACCCTGCTCAGGGATGTGGAGGATGACCGGGAGGCCGGCGCCGACGCCGCCGACCAGCTCATGCTGGGGCGGCGCGTGGTGGTCTACGGCGGCGGCAACACGGCTCTCGACGCCGCCCGCACCGCCAAGCGCTTGGGCGCCGAGGAGGCGATCATCGTCTATCGGCGCACCCGCGACCGCATGCCAGCCCACGACTCCGAAGTGGTGGAGGCCCTGGAGGAGGGCATCCAGATGCGGTGGCTGTCCACCGTCCAGCACGCCGACGCCGGCCAGCTGCGCATCGAGAAGATGGAGCTGGACGAGACCGGCTTCCCCCAGCCCACCGGTCAGTTCGAGGACCTGGCCGCCGACTCCCTGGTCCTCGCCCTGGGACAGGAGTCCGACCTGGGCCTGGTCGACGGAGTGGAGGGACTGACCATTGAGGACGGCGTGGTGCAGGTCGATGAGCAGTTCATGACCGGTCACCCGGGACTGTTCGCCGGCGGTGACATGGTGCCCTCCCAGCGCACCGTCACGGTGGGCATCGGGCATGGCAAGCAGGCCGCCCGCGCCATCGACGCCTACCTGCGCGGTGAGGTCTACCAGCACCCGGAGCGCCACCGGCTCGCCGACATCGGCGCCATCAACTCCTGGTACTACTCCGACGCGCCTCAGCAGGTGCGCGAGCGCCTGGAGGGGGCCCGCCGCTCCCAGACCTTCGACGAGGTGGTCCAGGGACTGGACGCGGACGACGCCCTGTTCGAGGCGCGGCGCTGCATGAGCTGCGGCAACTGCTTCGAGTGCGACAACTGCTTCGGGGTGTGCCCGGACAATGCCGTCATCAAGCTGGAGCCCGGCAAGCGCTACGCCTTCAACTACGACTACTGCAAGGGCTGCGGCATCTGCGTGGAGGAGTGCCCCTGCGGCGCCATCGAGATGGTCCCGGAGATGAGCTGA
- a CDS encoding YbaK/EbsC family protein, which yields MTELREPADVFAETLGWQSALERTDLLAQPVAAALQALAATDAGRDLAGAAKVVEIDPALSDTDTLNAEYSLNPEATGNCVLVAGKRSGERRLAACVVRATDFADVNHLVKQLIDVRKASFLPMEQAVEMSGMAYGGITPVGLPADWRLLLDAQVAARDTMLIGSGVRHSKLLVPGALLAALPGAEVIENLGITPA from the coding sequence ATGACCGAGCTGCGTGAGCCCGCCGATGTTTTCGCCGAGACGCTCGGCTGGCAGTCCGCCCTGGAGCGCACGGACCTGCTCGCCCAGCCCGTGGCAGCGGCGTTGCAGGCCCTCGCCGCCACCGATGCGGGTCGGGACCTGGCGGGTGCTGCGAAGGTGGTTGAGATCGACCCCGCCCTGTCCGACACGGATACGCTCAACGCGGAGTACTCGCTCAACCCCGAGGCCACCGGCAACTGCGTACTGGTGGCGGGCAAACGCTCCGGGGAAAGACGCTTGGCTGCCTGCGTGGTGCGGGCGACCGACTTCGCCGACGTCAACCACCTGGTCAAGCAGCTCATCGACGTGCGCAAGGCCTCCTTCCTGCCCATGGAGCAGGCCGTGGAGATGAGCGGCATGGCCTACGGCGGCATCACCCCGGTCGGTCTGCCCGCCGACTGGCGGCTGCTGCTCGACGCACAGGTGGCCGCGCGCGACACGATGCTCATCGGCTCCGGCGTGCGCCACTCCAAGCTGCTGGTGCCCGGGGCACTGCTGGCGGCCCTGCCCGGCGCCGAGGTGATAGAGAACCTGGGCATCACCCCCGCTTGA
- a CDS encoding dihydrolipoyl dehydrogenase family protein, translating to MGGTNTIVTASGQVQEVDLLVVGGGKAGKSLAMLRARKGDDVVMVERDKVGGTCINVACIPTKTLITSARVLHQVQGAAAYGVALPELGADDSSSRDDTALLTRAHIDLAALRARKEGVVGGMVAAHETMFADSGMDFVRGTARFVAPRTVEIATADGTVRRVRGRRVLINTGTTPAVPDIPGLADAPYWTSEDLLSLPELPGHLLILGGGVIGVEMASLMGMLGVPVTLLHSGEHVLNREDADVAAEVTAGLEALGVEVLTGARVSAVRSSARSGPVVVRTEDGREATGSHLLVALGRTPVTAGLGLETAGVELTERGFVRVDDHLRTTADGVYAAGDVAGTPMFTHASWNDFRVLRELLDGREASTAGRVIPWSVFATPELGHVGLTEAQARAAGHNVRVAKTPTAAVPRAKTLGTTSGFYKLIIDADTDLILGAAIIGESAGEVITAVQVAMLAGMPWQQLRDAPISHPTMGEGLNIVLDSLG from the coding sequence ATGGGCGGCACCAACACCATCGTCACCGCATCTGGGCAGGTTCAAGAGGTAGACCTGCTCGTCGTCGGCGGAGGCAAGGCGGGCAAATCACTGGCCATGCTGCGCGCCCGCAAGGGCGACGACGTCGTCATGGTCGAGCGCGACAAGGTCGGCGGCACCTGCATCAACGTCGCCTGCATCCCTACCAAGACCCTCATCACCTCCGCCCGCGTCCTGCACCAGGTGCAGGGAGCGGCCGCCTACGGCGTGGCCCTGCCCGAGCTAGGCGCCGACGACTCCAGCTCCCGTGATGACACCGCCCTGCTGACCCGCGCCCACATCGACCTCGCCGCGCTGCGGGCGCGCAAGGAGGGCGTCGTGGGTGGCATGGTGGCGGCCCACGAGACCATGTTCGCCGACTCCGGGATGGACTTCGTGCGCGGCACCGCGCGTTTTGTGGCCCCACGCACCGTGGAGATCGCCACCGCCGACGGCACCGTGCGCCGGGTGCGGGGCCGGCGCGTCCTGATCAACACCGGCACCACCCCGGCCGTCCCCGATATCCCGGGCCTGGCCGACGCCCCCTACTGGACCAGCGAGGACCTGCTCAGCCTGCCCGAGCTGCCCGGGCACCTGCTGATCCTCGGAGGTGGAGTCATCGGCGTGGAGATGGCCTCCCTGATGGGCATGCTGGGCGTGCCCGTAACCCTGCTCCACTCCGGCGAGCACGTGCTGAACCGGGAGGACGCCGACGTCGCCGCCGAGGTCACCGCCGGGCTAGAGGCCCTCGGTGTGGAGGTCCTCACCGGCGCCCGCGTGAGTGCGGTGCGCTCCTCCGCCCGCTCCGGCCCCGTGGTGGTGCGTACCGAGGACGGGCGCGAGGCGACCGGTTCGCACCTGCTCGTTGCCCTGGGACGGACCCCGGTTACGGCCGGCCTGGGCCTGGAGACGGCCGGGGTGGAGCTGACCGAGCGCGGCTTCGTGCGGGTGGACGACCACTTGCGCACCACCGCCGACGGCGTCTACGCCGCCGGGGACGTGGCCGGCACCCCCATGTTCACGCACGCCTCCTGGAATGACTTCCGCGTGCTGCGGGAATTGCTGGACGGCCGCGAGGCGTCGACCGCCGGCCGGGTAATCCCCTGGAGCGTGTTCGCCACCCCCGAGCTCGGGCACGTCGGCCTCACCGAGGCCCAGGCCCGGGCGGCCGGGCACAACGTGCGCGTCGCCAAGACCCCCACCGCGGCGGTGCCCCGTGCCAAGACCCTGGGCACCACCTCCGGCTTCTACAAGCTGATCATCGACGCCGACACCGACCTGATCCTCGGTGCCGCGATCATCGGTGAGAGCGCCGGGGAGGTCATCACCGCCGTCCAGGTGGCCATGCTCGCCGGCATGCCCTGGCAGCAGCTGCGCGACGCCCCCATCTCTCACCCGACCATGGGGGAGGGGCTCAACATCGTCCTCGACTCGCTGGGCTGA
- a CDS encoding tRNA (cytidine(34)-2'-O)-methyltransferase — MLHVVFFEPRIPGNSGAAIRLSANTGAMLHLVDPLFDMDNAKLRRAGLDYHDLARTRVHATWEECLEQVPGRIFAFTAHTTTLYTDIAWRQDDALLFGPEPTGLPEPIMNHPRVTGRARIPMLPGSRSLNLANSAAVGLYEAWRSLGFPGSTV, encoded by the coding sequence GTGCTTCACGTCGTCTTCTTCGAGCCCCGCATCCCGGGCAACTCCGGTGCCGCTATCCGGCTGAGCGCTAATACCGGGGCCATGCTGCACCTGGTGGATCCCCTGTTCGACATGGACAACGCCAAGCTGCGCCGCGCCGGGCTCGACTATCACGACCTGGCCCGCACGCGCGTACACGCCACCTGGGAGGAGTGCCTGGAGCAGGTCCCCGGACGCATCTTCGCCTTCACCGCCCACACCACCACGCTCTACACCGACATCGCCTGGCGCCAGGATGACGCCCTGCTCTTCGGCCCCGAACCCACCGGCCTGCCCGAGCCGATCATGAACCACCCGCGCGTCACTGGGCGGGCCCGCATCCCCATGCTTCCCGGCAGCCGCTCGCTCAACCTGGCCAACTCAGCCGCCGTGGGCCTGTACGAGGCCTGGCGCAGTCTCGGCTTTCCCGGCAGCACCGTGTGA
- a CDS encoding YbhB/YbcL family Raf kinase inhibitor-like protein, whose product MTADLTRPRPPFPYDSLPALPSFTLASTDLVEGERMPDCFTAVHENISPELHWSGFPAATRSFVVSCFDPDAPSPAGWWHWTVQDLDVSVTSLPQGVGESDLQLDGAAFHAANDSGTHAWSGPYPPAGDGDHRYIFAVHALDVDTLGLDDDASATTVAAQCSTHAIARALLTVTYSQPGEPGAAPFLQESR is encoded by the coding sequence ATGACCGCTGATCTGACCCGCCCGCGCCCACCGTTCCCCTATGACTCGCTTCCCGCGCTCCCCTCATTCACGCTGGCCTCCACTGATCTAGTGGAGGGTGAGCGCATGCCCGACTGCTTCACGGCAGTGCACGAGAACATCTCCCCCGAGCTGCACTGGTCGGGGTTCCCAGCCGCGACCCGCTCCTTCGTGGTCTCCTGCTTCGACCCTGACGCCCCCTCTCCGGCCGGATGGTGGCACTGGACGGTGCAGGACCTGGACGTGTCGGTCACCTCCCTGCCCCAGGGCGTGGGCGAATCCGACCTCCAGCTGGATGGTGCGGCCTTCCATGCCGCCAACGACTCGGGCACGCATGCCTGGTCCGGCCCCTATCCGCCGGCGGGCGACGGCGACCACCGCTATATCTTCGCCGTACATGCGTTGGACGTGGACACCCTGGGCCTGGATGACGACGCCTCGGCGACAACCGTGGCCGCCCAGTGCTCCACCCACGCCATTGCCCGGGCCCTGCTTACCGTCACCTACTCCCAGCCGGGCGAGCCCGGTGCCGCCCCGTTCCTCCAGGAGTCGCGGTAG
- a CDS encoding phosphatase PAP2 family protein: protein MQQTIAVPQRDLRPRLALLATAAITVFVWLAVSTEFGYSLAAYDPLVTAWAVSLRHGLVTAAAWALTYLGGTLGLTVLTTVTCTVLLLRGLRRHALVLAGAMIGSSLLTVLLKAAFARSRPHPSLLLGEPASSWSFPSGHAFNTGVFAGVLAGFVLFSTTAPARKAAATATACAVIVLVGLSRIYLAYHWFTDVLAGWSIALAWLCVVGVVVLTTTRRCARGLPAGGGPRAPTAVPGRSQE, encoded by the coding sequence ATGCAGCAGACCATCGCCGTCCCACAGCGGGACCTGCGGCCGCGGCTCGCCCTCCTGGCGACGGCGGCGATCACCGTATTCGTGTGGCTTGCGGTAAGCACGGAATTCGGGTACTCACTGGCCGCCTACGATCCCCTGGTCACCGCATGGGCGGTGAGCCTGCGGCACGGACTCGTCACCGCGGCGGCGTGGGCACTGACGTACCTGGGAGGCACGCTCGGGCTGACGGTACTGACGACGGTCACCTGTACGGTTCTCCTGTTACGCGGTCTACGGCGCCACGCCCTGGTACTGGCCGGGGCCATGATCGGCTCCTCCCTGCTCACGGTGCTGCTGAAGGCCGCCTTCGCGCGTTCGCGCCCACATCCCTCCCTGCTGCTGGGCGAGCCCGCGTCGTCCTGGTCCTTCCCCTCCGGTCACGCATTCAACACCGGGGTCTTCGCGGGAGTCCTGGCTGGTTTCGTGCTGTTCTCCACAACGGCACCGGCCCGTAAGGCAGCAGCGACGGCGACGGCCTGCGCAGTCATTGTGCTGGTGGGCCTGTCACGCATCTACCTCGCCTATCACTGGTTTACCGACGTGCTCGCCGGCTGGAGCATCGCCCTGGCGTGGCTGTGCGTGGTCGGCGTCGTCGTCCTCACCACTACTAGACGATGCGCCCGCGGCCTCCCGGCCGGAGGCGGTCCGCGAGCGCCCACAGCTGTCCCCGGACGCTCTCAGGAGTAG
- a CDS encoding thymidine kinase, which yields MAKLYFRYGAMNSGKTTGLLQTAYNYEERGQRVLLVKAAIDTKGDDTVVSRLGMTRRVDLLVTSSDDVRALVRRAALGERASDLRVSALEAVDCVLVDEAQFLTPAQVDQLMEVVLIDDVPVLAYGIRTDFRTLSFPGSRRLLEIAHSLEELKTICRCGRKAIFNARKAGDEFVFDGDQVAIDGVDVTYEPLCGKCYLEVGGVLPGV from the coding sequence ATGGCCAAGCTCTACTTCCGCTATGGCGCCATGAACTCCGGCAAGACCACGGGGCTGCTGCAGACCGCCTACAACTATGAGGAGCGTGGGCAGCGGGTGCTCCTCGTCAAGGCCGCCATAGATACCAAGGGAGATGACACTGTGGTATCCCGCCTGGGGATGACCCGCCGTGTGGACTTGCTCGTCACCAGCTCCGATGACGTGCGCGCCCTTGTACGGCGTGCAGCTCTGGGTGAGCGTGCCTCCGACCTGCGGGTCAGTGCGCTTGAGGCGGTTGACTGCGTGCTGGTCGATGAGGCGCAGTTCCTCACCCCGGCACAGGTAGACCAGCTCATGGAGGTGGTGCTCATCGACGACGTCCCCGTACTGGCGTACGGGATCCGTACCGACTTCCGCACCCTGAGCTTCCCCGGATCGCGGCGCCTGCTGGAGATCGCCCACTCCCTGGAGGAGCTCAAGACCATCTGCCGCTGCGGGCGCAAGGCCATCTTCAATGCCCGCAAGGCGGGGGATGAGTTCGTGTTCGACGGCGATCAGGTGGCGATTGATGGCGTTGACGTCACCTATGAGCCACTATGCGGCAAGTGCTACCTGGAGGTCGGCGGCGTGCTGCCGGGGGTGTGA
- a CDS encoding SatD family protein — MDVSYAIIADIVGSRRLTDRRAAQATFVDVLTRAAAGLALPQPPVATVGDEFQAVAASLPAALTLTLRVQLHLPEGLALRFGIGAGWVETVSSDAGGADAEASIQDGTAWWAAREAIEQAHAVQDSGREFCHTWMRVAQDAVVPGGAQEGEAVVNALLLLRDQAVYRLRPRQRRMTMALLAGATQVEVARSEKVSQQAVSDFSRGPGAALIEAQTLLDTLLVTLIDPVGVARTGQMPPAVQQ; from the coding sequence GTGGATGTCTCTTACGCCATCATCGCCGATATCGTCGGGTCCAGGCGGCTGACCGATCGCCGCGCCGCGCAGGCTACCTTCGTAGACGTGCTCACGCGGGCGGCCGCGGGGCTGGCGCTGCCGCAGCCGCCCGTCGCCACCGTCGGTGACGAGTTCCAGGCCGTCGCCGCCTCGTTGCCAGCTGCCCTGACGCTCACCCTGCGTGTTCAACTGCACTTGCCCGAGGGGCTGGCCCTGCGGTTCGGCATCGGTGCCGGATGGGTGGAGACGGTCTCCTCCGACGCCGGCGGTGCTGACGCTGAAGCCAGTATTCAGGACGGCACCGCCTGGTGGGCGGCGCGTGAGGCCATCGAGCAGGCGCACGCCGTGCAGGACTCGGGCCGCGAGTTCTGCCATACCTGGATGCGGGTGGCGCAGGACGCTGTCGTCCCGGGGGGCGCCCAGGAAGGCGAGGCGGTTGTCAATGCATTGCTCCTGCTGCGTGACCAGGCCGTCTACCGCCTGCGACCACGGCAGCGGCGCATGACCATGGCGCTCCTGGCGGGCGCGACTCAGGTCGAGGTGGCTCGGTCGGAGAAGGTCAGCCAGCAGGCCGTCTCCGACTTCTCCCGCGGGCCGGGGGCCGCCCTCATCGAGGCCCAAACCCTGCTCGACACCCTGCTCGTCACTCTGATCGACCCTGTCGGCGTGGCGCGTACGGGACAAATGCCGCCGGCGGTGCAGCAATGA